A DNA window from Sylvia atricapilla isolate bSylAtr1 chromosome 6, bSylAtr1.pri, whole genome shotgun sequence contains the following coding sequences:
- the FLRT2 gene encoding leucine-rich repeat transmembrane protein FLRT2: MGSWTKMWPTDWALLMKSWLIFSLGLYIQVSKTLACPKVCRCDRNFVYCNERSLTSVPLGIPEGVTVLYLHNNQINNAGFPAELHNVQSVHTVYLYGNQLDEFPMNLPKNVRVLHLQENNIQTISRAALAQLLKLEELHLDDNSISTVGVEDGAFQEAISLKLLFLSKNHLSSVPVGLPLDLQELRVDENRIAVISDLAFQNLTSLERLIVDGNLLTNKGIAEGTFSHLSKLKEFSIVRNSLTYPPPDLPGTHLLRLYLQDNQITHIPLTAFSNLHKLERLDISNNQLRMLAKGVFDNLHNLRQLTVRNNPWLCDCSIKWVTEWLKFIPASINVRGFMCQGPEQVRGMAVRELNMNMLSCPTTTPGLPLIITPVPATTMPTTLAPSSSFPPSSSKYNPLTPIIATVPTVPDWEDRERVTPPLSDWIQLSIHFVNDTCIQVNWMSLFTVMAYKLTWVKMGHSLVGGIVHERIISGEKQQSSLVNLEPKSTYRICLVPLDTYNNYRTGEDTVCSEATTKASFLNGSNIPSSHEQTTSQNLGSPFLLAGLIGGAVIFVLVVLLSIFCWHMHKKGRYTSQKWKYNRGRRKDDYCEAGTKKDNSILEMTETSFQIVSLNNDQLLKGDFRLQPIYTPNGGINYTDCHIPNNMRYCNSNVSDLEHCHT, translated from the coding sequence ATGGGTTCGTGGACTAAAATGTGGCCCACAGATTGGGCTCTTCTTATGAAATCATGGCTTATCTTTTCCCTGGGGCTCTACATACAGGTCTCCAAAACTTTGGCCTGCCCAAAAGTTTGCCGCTGTGACCGAAACTTTGTCTACTGTAATGAACGAAGCTTGACCTCAGTGCCTCTTGGGATACCGGAGGGTGTAACCGTGCTCTACCTCCATAATAACCAAATTAATAATGCTGGATTTCCTGCAGAGTTGCACAATGTCCAGTCTGTGCACACAGTCTACCTTTATGGCAATCAGTTGGATGAATTCCCCATGAACCTGCCCAAGAATGTCCGGGTTCTCCACCTGCAGGAAAACAACATTCAGACCATTTCACGTGCTGCTCTTGCTCAGCTTTTGAAGCTGGAAGAACTGCACCTGGATGACAACTCCATCTCTACTGTTGGCGTTGAGGATGGGGCGTTCCAGGAAGCCATCAGCCTCAAGCTTCTGTTCCTGTCCAAGAATCACTTAAGCAGTGTGCCAGTAGGCCTTCCTCTGGACTTACAAGAACTTCGTGTAGACGAAAACCGAATTGCTGTCATTTCAGACCTGGCCTTCCAGAATCTTACAAGTCTGGAGCGTCTGATTGTGGATGGCAATCTCCTTACTAATAAAGGCATAGCTGAAGGCACCTTTAGCCACCTCTCCAAGCTCAAGGAATTCTCCATAGTTCGGAATTCACTGACTTACCCTCCTCCTGATCTTCCAGGTACACATCTGCTAAGACTTTACTTGCAGGACAACCAGATAACCCATATACCACTTACAGCCTTTTCAAATCTCCACAAACTGGAACGTCTTGATATTTCCAACAATCAGCTTCGCATGTTGGCAAAGGGAGTATTTGATAATCTCCATAACCTGAGACAACTCACTGTAAGGAATAATCCTTGGTTATGTGACTGCAGTATAAAGTGGGTCACTGAATGGCTCAAATTTATTCCTGCTTCCATCAATGTACGTGGTTTTATGTGCCAGGGACCAGAGCAGGTCCGAGGTATGGCAGTCAGGGAGCTCAATATGAATATGTTGTCATGccccaccaccacccctggTCTGCCACTTATCATCACCCCAGTCCCAGCTACAACCATGCCAACTACATTAGCTCCCAGCTCATCATTTCCTCCCTCAAGTAGTAAATATAATCCTCTCACTCCCATCATAGCCACGGTCCCCACTGTGCCTGACTGGGAGGACAGGGAAAGAGTGACACCTCCTTTGTCTGACTGGATTCAGCTCTCCATCCATTTTGTGAATGACACTTGCATCCAAGTCAACTGGATGTCACTTTTTACCGTGATGGCATATAAACTCACATGGGTTAAGATGGGCCATAGTCTGGTAGGAGGAATTGTTCATGAACGAATAATTAGTGGTGAGAAGCAGCAATCAAGCTTGGTAAATCTGGAGCCCAAATCCACTTACCGGATTTGTTTGGTTCCACTGGATACTTACAACAATTACCGAACTGGAGAAGACACTGTCTGTTCAGAAGCCACAACCAAGGCTTCCTTTTTGAATGGCAGCAACATCCCTTCTAGCCATGAGCAGACGACTTCTCAGAACCTAGGCTCCCCGTTTCTGCTGGCAGGGTTGATTGGGGGTGCAGTGATATTTGTCCTCGTGGTCTTGCTCAGCATTTTTTGCTGGCACATGCACAAAAAAGGTCGTTACACCTCCCAGAAGTGGAAATATAACCGGGGCCGTCGGAAAGATGACTACTGTGAGGCAGGGACCAAGAAGGACAACTCCATCCTGGAGATGACGGAAACCAGCTTCCAGATTGTCTCCTTAAATAATGATCAGCTCCTTAAAGGAGATTTCAGACTGCAGCCCATTTATACCCCAAACGGGGGCATTAACTACACAGACTGCCACATCCCCAACAACATGCGATACTGCAACAGCAACGTCTCAGACCTGGAGCACTGTCATACGTGA